A genomic stretch from Lathyrus oleraceus cultivar Zhongwan6 chromosome 2, CAAS_Psat_ZW6_1.0, whole genome shotgun sequence includes:
- the LOC127122643 gene encoding uncharacterized protein LOC127122643, with translation MSLQLADHSVKYPIGILEDIPVRIGQLYIPTDFAVMDIKEDSNIPILLGISFLATAGAIFDVKRGKLSFKVGEEKIQFILSQFLKTLAIDYSCCFVDIINERLNELSQEAPPVEALRQTRP, from the coding sequence ATGTCCCTCCAACTGGCCGATCATTCGGTAAAGTATCCTATTGGTATTCTGGAAGATATTCCAGTTAGGATAGGCCAGTTGTACATCCCTACAGACTTTGCAGTGATGGACATTAAGGAGGACTCTAACATTCCGATCTTATTAGGAATATCCTTTTTAGCCACCGCTGGTGCGATATTTGATGTGAAACGAGGGAAGCTTTCTTTTAAGGTCGGTGAAGAGAAAATTCAGTTCATTCTTTCCCAGTTTCTGAAAACACTAGCTATTGATTATTCATGTTGTTTTGTTGACATCATTAATGAACGTTTAAATGAACTATCGCAAGAGGCACCTCCCGTTGAAGcactacgccaaacaagaccttag